The Bacillus sp. NEB1478 genome contains the following window.
TGACCCGCTTGCTGCTTTTAAAGAAGAGTTTCATTTGAAAACTAATACCATTTACTTAGATGGAAATTCTTTAGGTCTACTTTCGAAAAGAGCCGAGCAATCGGTAATAGATGTATTGAATGATTGGAAAGAACAAGGAATCGATGGGTGGATGGGCGGAAAATATCCATGGTTTACACTCAGCGAACAGCTTGCAGAAAAGCTGTCAGTACTAGTAGGAGCAAATGCAAACGAAGTAATCGTAACAGGTTCCACTACAGTAAACTTGCATCAGCTTGCTGCTACTTTTTTTGAACCAAAGCCAGGGAAGACAAAAATTTTAGCAGATGAACTCACATTTCCTTCAGATATTTATGCACTGCAAAGCCAGCTTAAATTAAAGGGATTAAATCCTGAAACTGAGCTGATTCAAGTAAAGAGCCAAAATGGATTGACATTAGAAGAAGACGATATCATTGCAGCTATGACTGATGATGTAGCTTTGATTTTGCTTCCTTCTGTTCTTTATCGGAGCGGTCAGCTCTTGGATATTGAGCGTTTGACAAAAGAGGCGCATAAACGAAATATTCCAATCGGATTCGACCTCTGTCATTCAATAGGTGCAATCCCCCACGAATTAAGCAAATGGGGTGTGGATTTTGCATTTTGGTGCAATTACAAATATGTAAATGCAGGTCCAGGCGGAGTTGGCGGTCTTTATGTAAATCAAAATCATTTTACAAAAACAGCAGGTCTATCTGGATGGTTCGGAAGCAAAAAAGAGTCGCAGTTTGATATGGATCATACATTTGACGGAGAAGAGTCAGCGGGAGGTTTCCAAATCGGCACTCCCCATCTGTTAAGCACTGCTCCATTAATCGGATCGCTTTCCCTTTTTGAAGAGGCAGCGATAGAAAAAATCCGTACCAAATCATTAAATCTTACACGAATGTTGATGGATTTGATTAATCAAGAAATAAAGGGGGAATTTCAAATCGTCAATCCACTGGACGATGAGAGAAGAGGAGGCCATGTCGCTTTGATGCACAGTGATGCTGCCCGGATTTGTAAAGCTTTAAAAGAGAATGGAATTGTACCGGATTTCCGCGCGCCCAATATCATTCGATTGGCACCAGTTGCACTTTATAATTCTTTTAATGATGTGTATAATGCTGTTCAAATTTTGAACAAGATTATGAAAAACAAAGAATACGAAAAATATGAAAATAAGCGAGAAGTAATCGCTTAAGGGGTGGAGAAAAAATGAGATTCATTGATATTTCGATGCCGCTCTATAACGGTGTTCCTGGGTGGCCAGGAGACACCCCATTTTCGTTCGAACTCGCGTGGACAAAAGAACAATCGGGATCAGTTAACGTAGGGAAGCTTGAAATGAGCACACATACCGGAACACATATCGATGCGCCTTTTCATTTTGATGGTGATGGCAAACGCGTATTCGATCTTCCGATTGAACTATATTCAG
Protein-coding sequences here:
- the kynU gene encoding kynureninase encodes the protein MIEITRETLSLLDQNDPLAAFKEEFHLKTNTIYLDGNSLGLLSKRAEQSVIDVLNDWKEQGIDGWMGGKYPWFTLSEQLAEKLSVLVGANANEVIVTGSTTVNLHQLAATFFEPKPGKTKILADELTFPSDIYALQSQLKLKGLNPETELIQVKSQNGLTLEEDDIIAAMTDDVALILLPSVLYRSGQLLDIERLTKEAHKRNIPIGFDLCHSIGAIPHELSKWGVDFAFWCNYKYVNAGPGGVGGLYVNQNHFTKTAGLSGWFGSKKESQFDMDHTFDGEESAGGFQIGTPHLLSTAPLIGSLSLFEEAAIEKIRTKSLNLTRMLMDLINQEIKGEFQIVNPLDDERRGGHVALMHSDAARICKALKENGIVPDFRAPNIIRLAPVALYNSFNDVYNAVQILNKIMKNKEYEKYENKREVIA